A single genomic interval of Armigeres subalbatus isolate Guangzhou_Male chromosome 1, GZ_Asu_2, whole genome shotgun sequence harbors:
- the LOC134202549 gene encoding AP-1 complex subunit sigma-2 isoform X2, translated as MMQFMLLFSRQGKLRLQKWYVAHPDKVKKKITRELITTILSRKPKMCSFLEWKDCKIVYKRYASLYFCCAIEQNDNELLTLEIIHRYVELLDKYFGSVCELDIIFNFEKAYFILDELLVGGEIQETSKKNVLKAIAAQDVLQEDETPQGFFEDHGLG; from the exons ATG ATGCAATTTATGTTGCTATTTAGCCGACAGGGCAAACTACGGCTGCAGAAGTGGTACGTCGCCCACCCGGACAAGGtaaagaagaagattacccgcGAGCTGATCACCACGATTCTGTCCCGGAAGCCGAAGATGTGCTCGTTCCTCGAGTGGAAAGACTGCAAGATCGTTTATAAGAG ATATGCCAGTTTATATTTCTGCTGCGCTATCGAGCAAAACGATAACGAGTTGTTGACTTTGGAGATCATTCACAGATATGTTGAGCTGCTGGATAAGTACTTTGGAAGT GTATGCGAGCTGGATATAATTTTCAACTTCGAGAAGGCATACTTCATCCTGGACGAGCTGCTGGTGGGTGGCGAGATTCAGGAAACGTCCAAAAAGAACGTCCTCAAGGCCATCGCGGCGCAGGACGTCCTCCAAGAG
- the LOC134202549 gene encoding AP-1 complex subunit sigma-2 isoform X1 — translation MMQFMLLFSRQGKLRLQKWYVAHPDKVKKKITRELITTILSRKPKMCSFLEWKDCKIVYKRYASLYFCCAIEQNDNELLTLEIIHRYVELLDKYFGSVCELDIIFNFEKAYFILDELLVGGEIQETSKKNVLKAIAAQDVLQEDETVDGALREIGLI, via the exons ATG ATGCAATTTATGTTGCTATTTAGCCGACAGGGCAAACTACGGCTGCAGAAGTGGTACGTCGCCCACCCGGACAAGGtaaagaagaagattacccgcGAGCTGATCACCACGATTCTGTCCCGGAAGCCGAAGATGTGCTCGTTCCTCGAGTGGAAAGACTGCAAGATCGTTTATAAGAG ATATGCCAGTTTATATTTCTGCTGCGCTATCGAGCAAAACGATAACGAGTTGTTGACTTTGGAGATCATTCACAGATATGTTGAGCTGCTGGATAAGTACTTTGGAAGT GTATGCGAGCTGGATATAATTTTCAACTTCGAGAAGGCATACTTCATCCTGGACGAGCTGCTGGTGGGTGGCGAGATTCAGGAAACGTCCAAAAAGAACGTCCTCAAGGCCATCGCGGCGCAGGACGTCCTCCAAGAG
- the LOC134202549 gene encoding AP-1 complex subunit sigma-2 isoform X3: MMQFMLLFSRQGKLRLQKWYVAHPDKVKKKITRELITTILSRKPKMCSFLEWKDCKIVYKRYASLYFCCAIEQNDNELLTLEIIHRYVELLDKYFGSVCELDIIFNFEKAYFILDELLVGGEIQETSKKNVLKAIAAQDVLQEDLNETLN; encoded by the exons ATG ATGCAATTTATGTTGCTATTTAGCCGACAGGGCAAACTACGGCTGCAGAAGTGGTACGTCGCCCACCCGGACAAGGtaaagaagaagattacccgcGAGCTGATCACCACGATTCTGTCCCGGAAGCCGAAGATGTGCTCGTTCCTCGAGTGGAAAGACTGCAAGATCGTTTATAAGAG ATATGCCAGTTTATATTTCTGCTGCGCTATCGAGCAAAACGATAACGAGTTGTTGACTTTGGAGATCATTCACAGATATGTTGAGCTGCTGGATAAGTACTTTGGAAGT GTATGCGAGCTGGATATAATTTTCAACTTCGAGAAGGCATACTTCATCCTGGACGAGCTGCTGGTGGGTGGCGAGATTCAGGAAACGTCCAAAAAGAACGTCCTCAAGGCCATCGCGGCGCAGGACGTCCTCCAAGAG